A window from Anoplolepis gracilipes chromosome 15, ASM4749672v1, whole genome shotgun sequence encodes these proteins:
- the LOC140673715 gene encoding recQ-mediated genome instability protein 1 isoform X1, translating into MNDNLLRRIKNQLNAKFYMMNDAWLQDCVKYFIREKTEITDKHILEFVEGQWQLSDLREINNENGCLPRNFTQQLHTVLNGTYILQVDKMYDIANSKYKQLCEIRKVNSENLIVTEEEKQAEWEPKARRMIQLCLTDGIQDITAIEYKPLKQMTTMLLPGYKVMIIGPVKCRRGIILLEDGKYKEIGGEVESLLKPNALENVLARAIGEPENSDPYNDNGLSRAMNQNAQNDNFSNKDSLFDDDFEETVDLEAVTAIEQQNQKVESIQNRFGSTSNQKQTRETNEPLEDLLLEDIDFEPLENWLNNSLTKSVPSTSRMEINKFDERNNVMLAEETSTSTHDSRNKPSSSASSFNNKYASEFLSDFDFDDCEITVNTEKSRSQKDKNLPKSESKVYSSPLMPKSKLTTHNAPKEMKKNISIDALRKQNEKSVTSVSSAIQQTANTETINVLRDILSKPIIGRVHRIVRAQVKNHSTLKKEGKHWTVTAQIADHTSSIEVCFDSAILEKFIGFSVQEFSQKKKLAKLDSQVDSELRLNLRKAQHQIENLNALLKLELAQDKIPKIIDII; encoded by the exons ATAACAGACAAGCATATTTTGGAATTTGTAGAAGGCCAATGGCAACTAAGTGACTTGCGGGAGATCAACAATGAGAATGGTTGTTTGCCAAGGAACTTCACGCAACAGCTGCATACTGTATTGAATGGTACCTATATACTCCAG GTAGACAAGATGTATGATATAGCAAATTCTAAGTATAAACAACTTTGTGAAATTCGTAAAGTCAATAGTGAGAATTTGATAGTAACGGAAGAAGAGAAACAAGCTGAATGGGAACCCAAAGCTAGAAGAATGATACAATTATGTCTCACTGATGGAATACAGGATATTACTGCAATAGAGTACAAACCGCTTAAACAAATGACT actATGTTGCTTCCTGGATATAAAGTGATGATAATTGGTCCAGTCAAGTGTAGACGTGGAATTATTCTTTTGGAAGATGGAAAATATAAGGAAATTGGTGGGGAAGTAGAATCTCTATTGAAGCCCAATGCATTGGAAAATGTCTTGGCTAGAGCTAT TGGAGAGCCAGAAAATTCTGATCCATATAACGACAATGGGCTATCCAGGGCTATGAATCAGAATGCTCAAAATGACAACTTTAGCAACAAGGATAGTTTATTCGATGATGATTTTGAGGAGACTGTCGATTTGGAAGCAGTGACGGCTATTGAACAACAAAATCAGAAAGTTGAATCCATTCAAAATCGCTTTGGAAGTACGTCTAATCAGAAACAAACCAGAGAAACAAACGAACCTCTGGAAGACTTGTTGTTAGAAGACATAGATTTTGAACCTTTAGAGAATTG GCTCAATAATTCTCTTACGAAATCTGTACCGTCTACGTCGCggatggaaattaataaatttgatgagAGAAATAATGTAATGCTAGCAGAAGAAACATCAACCTCAACACACGATTCTCGCAACAAGCCGTCATCTTCTGCAAGTTcctttaacaataaatatgctTCAGAATTTCTCAGTGATTTCGATTTTGACGATTGTGAAATTACAGTTAACACAGAAAAATCACGAAG tcaaaaagataaaaatctacCAAAAAGTGAAAGCAAAGTATATTCCTCACCATTAATGCCTAAATCGAAATTGACAACTCATAATGCTCCaaaggaaatgaaaaaaaatatttctattgatGCCCTGagaaaacaaaatgaaaaatctgtg ACGAGTGTTTCGAGCGCAATCCAGCAAACAGCAAACACAGAAACAATCAATGTCTTGAGagacatattatccaaacCTATCATAGGAAGAGTACATAGAATAGTGAGAGCTCAAGTAAAGAATCATTCGACGTTAAAAAAAGAGGGTAAACATTGGACAGTAACAGCACAGATTGCGGATCACACTTCCAGTATAGAAGTCTGCTTTGATTCTGCA atcCTGGAGAAATTTATTGGATTCTCTGTGCAGGAATTTTCACAAAAGAAGAAACTGGCTAAGTTAGATTCTCAAGTGGATAGCGAATTAAGATTG AATTTGCGCAAGGCGCAACATCAAATTGAAAACTTGAATGCATTATTGAAGCTGGAATTGGCGCAGGATAAAATTCCCAAAATCATTGACATTATATAG
- the LOC140673715 gene encoding recQ-mediated genome instability protein 1 isoform X2, which translates to MYDIANSKYKQLCEIRKVNSENLIVTEEEKQAEWEPKARRMIQLCLTDGIQDITAIEYKPLKQMTTMLLPGYKVMIIGPVKCRRGIILLEDGKYKEIGGEVESLLKPNALENVLARAIGEPENSDPYNDNGLSRAMNQNAQNDNFSNKDSLFDDDFEETVDLEAVTAIEQQNQKVESIQNRFGSTSNQKQTRETNEPLEDLLLEDIDFEPLENWLNNSLTKSVPSTSRMEINKFDERNNVMLAEETSTSTHDSRNKPSSSASSFNNKYASEFLSDFDFDDCEITVNTEKSRSQKDKNLPKSESKVYSSPLMPKSKLTTHNAPKEMKKNISIDALRKQNEKSVTSVSSAIQQTANTETINVLRDILSKPIIGRVHRIVRAQVKNHSTLKKEGKHWTVTAQIADHTSSIEVCFDSAILEKFIGFSVQEFSQKKKLAKLDSQVDSELRLNLRKAQHQIENLNALLKLELAQDKIPKIIDII; encoded by the exons ATGTATGATATAGCAAATTCTAAGTATAAACAACTTTGTGAAATTCGTAAAGTCAATAGTGAGAATTTGATAGTAACGGAAGAAGAGAAACAAGCTGAATGGGAACCCAAAGCTAGAAGAATGATACAATTATGTCTCACTGATGGAATACAGGATATTACTGCAATAGAGTACAAACCGCTTAAACAAATGACT actATGTTGCTTCCTGGATATAAAGTGATGATAATTGGTCCAGTCAAGTGTAGACGTGGAATTATTCTTTTGGAAGATGGAAAATATAAGGAAATTGGTGGGGAAGTAGAATCTCTATTGAAGCCCAATGCATTGGAAAATGTCTTGGCTAGAGCTAT TGGAGAGCCAGAAAATTCTGATCCATATAACGACAATGGGCTATCCAGGGCTATGAATCAGAATGCTCAAAATGACAACTTTAGCAACAAGGATAGTTTATTCGATGATGATTTTGAGGAGACTGTCGATTTGGAAGCAGTGACGGCTATTGAACAACAAAATCAGAAAGTTGAATCCATTCAAAATCGCTTTGGAAGTACGTCTAATCAGAAACAAACCAGAGAAACAAACGAACCTCTGGAAGACTTGTTGTTAGAAGACATAGATTTTGAACCTTTAGAGAATTG GCTCAATAATTCTCTTACGAAATCTGTACCGTCTACGTCGCggatggaaattaataaatttgatgagAGAAATAATGTAATGCTAGCAGAAGAAACATCAACCTCAACACACGATTCTCGCAACAAGCCGTCATCTTCTGCAAGTTcctttaacaataaatatgctTCAGAATTTCTCAGTGATTTCGATTTTGACGATTGTGAAATTACAGTTAACACAGAAAAATCACGAAG tcaaaaagataaaaatctacCAAAAAGTGAAAGCAAAGTATATTCCTCACCATTAATGCCTAAATCGAAATTGACAACTCATAATGCTCCaaaggaaatgaaaaaaaatatttctattgatGCCCTGagaaaacaaaatgaaaaatctgtg ACGAGTGTTTCGAGCGCAATCCAGCAAACAGCAAACACAGAAACAATCAATGTCTTGAGagacatattatccaaacCTATCATAGGAAGAGTACATAGAATAGTGAGAGCTCAAGTAAAGAATCATTCGACGTTAAAAAAAGAGGGTAAACATTGGACAGTAACAGCACAGATTGCGGATCACACTTCCAGTATAGAAGTCTGCTTTGATTCTGCA atcCTGGAGAAATTTATTGGATTCTCTGTGCAGGAATTTTCACAAAAGAAGAAACTGGCTAAGTTAGATTCTCAAGTGGATAGCGAATTAAGATTG AATTTGCGCAAGGCGCAACATCAAATTGAAAACTTGAATGCATTATTGAAGCTGGAATTGGCGCAGGATAAAATTCCCAAAATCATTGACATTATATAG
- the LOC140673717 gene encoding uncharacterized protein isoform X1: protein MTDKKAYPVAPHPPTGFVPAPTQPPTYGVAGAAPYGVFPNQPQLYATQGPPPPTYDQTLTHPMMYQPMYGQGYPLQYYPPGYPLQYYPPLAATTAYYPAMQPAPVRPTIMVPNGFDGTRFDGISQPVLPPPPPGVAANAAQLAAMAGHSVALSQKKGSFLGGGTEGGYTFW, encoded by the exons CGTATCCGGTGGCCCCGCACCCACCGACCGGCTTTGTCCCCGCGCCAACGCAACCCCCAACCTACGGTG TTGCAGGCGCCGCACCCTATGGAGTATTTCCCAATCAACCTCAATTATATGCAACGCAAGGTCCACCACCACCGACATATGACCAAACCCTTACGCATCCTATG ATGTATCAACCAATGTACGGACAGGGATATCCTCTGCAATATTATCCACCGGGATACCCATTGCAATATTATCCGCCATTGGCTGCGACAACAGCGTATTATCCTGCTATGCAGCCCGCTCCTGTAAGGCCCACTATTATGGTACCT aaCGGTTTCGATGGTACCCGGTTCGACGGCATCTCGCAGCCGGTGttgccaccaccaccacccgGAGTGGCCGCGAACGCTGCACAATTGGCCGCGATGGCTGGTCATAGCGTAGCTTTATCGCAAAAGAAGGGTTCGTTCCTAGGAGGAGGAACGGAGGGCGGTTATACCTTTTGGTAA
- the LOC140673717 gene encoding DAZ-associated protein 2 isoform X2 produces MTDKKVAGAAPYGVFPNQPQLYATQGPPPPTYDQTLTHPMMYQPMYGQGYPLQYYPPGYPLQYYPPLAATTAYYPAMQPAPVRPTIMVPNGFDGTRFDGISQPVLPPPPPGVAANAAQLAAMAGHSVALSQKKGSFLGGGTEGGYTFW; encoded by the exons TTGCAGGCGCCGCACCCTATGGAGTATTTCCCAATCAACCTCAATTATATGCAACGCAAGGTCCACCACCACCGACATATGACCAAACCCTTACGCATCCTATG ATGTATCAACCAATGTACGGACAGGGATATCCTCTGCAATATTATCCACCGGGATACCCATTGCAATATTATCCGCCATTGGCTGCGACAACAGCGTATTATCCTGCTATGCAGCCCGCTCCTGTAAGGCCCACTATTATGGTACCT aaCGGTTTCGATGGTACCCGGTTCGACGGCATCTCGCAGCCGGTGttgccaccaccaccacccgGAGTGGCCGCGAACGCTGCACAATTGGCCGCGATGGCTGGTCATAGCGTAGCTTTATCGCAAAAGAAGGGTTCGTTCCTAGGAGGAGGAACGGAGGGCGGTTATACCTTTTGGTAA